The Solea solea chromosome 19, fSolSol10.1, whole genome shotgun sequence genome has a window encoding:
- the LOC131445839 gene encoding cyclin-dependent kinase 2-associated protein 1, which yields MSLGMSYKPNIHQHIPGTSGNQVGNLQSSSAANLATLQSYRPLLNDYGPPSLGFSQGSTGSQVPQNKYAELLAIIEELGKEIRPTYAGSKTAMERLKRGIIHARGLVRECLAETERNARS from the exons ATGTCTTTGGGAATGTCTTATAAACCCAATATCCACCAGCACATTCCGGGAACTTCTGGGAATCAGG TTGGAAACCTCCAGTCTTCCTCAGCAGCGAACCTGGCCACGTTGCAGTCTTACAGGCCTCTCCTGAATGACTACGGACCTCCATCTCTGGGATTCTCTCAG GGCTCCACCGGCAGCCAAGTTCCTCAGAACAAATATGCAGAGCTGCTGGCCATCATCGAAGAACTCGGGAAGGAGATCAGGCCCACATATGCTGGAAGCAAGACTGCCATGGAGAGACTGAAAAGAG GAATAATCCACGCCAGAGGGCTGGTGCGCGAATGCTTggcagagacggagagaaacgCCAGGTCCTAG